Proteins encoded by one window of Simiduia curdlanivorans:
- a CDS encoding TonB-dependent receptor domain-containing protein: MKTFSLGLLSFALAQSVLAAGTVDVDVEQEPAAAASTSIETVQVWATQVKSSSVFLGENQIATKQADHLSELMRDIPGVDIGGTHSVNQRINIRGLDDRNLNVTIDGAKQTNYMFHHMGNLLINPDILRSVDIDVGANSVLTGALGGAVRFETKSAQDLLQGERFGSRVQLGYNSNASLSGSFTAYGQLSDSVDLLAYVNQNDRDNFEDGDGTEILGNDGVQNNGLVKAGWNINQDHRLTLSFDKYQDKGDYTPRPDMGVATNAAISGATLYPTEFGRETWNLGYQGELQNELMLSANLYSNSYDLERDNLSVITEGSAENTGVTFLTQLPFSAGVEHLLSAGLESNTYTTEYITGGVRLGGEEQRLDAIYIQDRLSLTDTFFVTPGVRYDQVTMDAVSVEEDFSDTSFALAAEWFVTDSWQLLASSTEVFKAPELTEVLVGAGYGKTPNPALKPETARNDQVGVRFSQDNFLGADEFTTGFNLFQTEIENYISYSSLQDVNLGDVGITGGEFSANYQLEEFTALFTFARSRSDTHDTSATNSLDREVGDSFGLAFSYRLADVDLSWNSQWHAEEKTQEKPAYDVHNFSAQWQPAAIQGLALIAGVDNVFNEQYTSHASRVGDTVHPVFGELILNDYEPGRNFKLTASYEF; this comes from the coding sequence ATGAAAACGTTTAGTTTGGGGCTGCTAAGTTTTGCGCTAGCACAGTCGGTGTTAGCTGCAGGTACAGTGGATGTTGATGTAGAGCAAGAGCCGGCTGCCGCCGCTAGTACTTCGATTGAAACCGTGCAGGTGTGGGCAACTCAGGTCAAAAGCTCTTCGGTTTTCCTCGGTGAAAATCAAATTGCCACCAAGCAGGCAGATCACTTAAGTGAGTTAATGCGCGATATCCCCGGTGTGGACATTGGCGGTACCCATTCAGTTAACCAGCGCATCAACATTCGCGGCCTAGACGATCGCAATCTCAACGTCACAATCGACGGTGCAAAGCAAACCAATTATATGTTTCACCACATGGGAAACCTGTTAATTAACCCGGATATTTTACGCTCAGTGGATATCGATGTGGGTGCCAATTCGGTATTGACGGGTGCCCTAGGTGGCGCAGTTAGGTTTGAAACCAAATCGGCCCAAGATTTATTGCAGGGCGAGCGCTTCGGCTCGCGAGTGCAGTTAGGTTATAACTCCAACGCTTCCTTGTCGGGCTCCTTCACCGCCTACGGTCAGCTGAGCGACAGTGTCGATTTATTGGCTTATGTGAATCAGAATGACCGCGATAATTTCGAAGATGGCGATGGCACTGAAATTCTCGGCAATGACGGTGTGCAGAATAATGGCTTAGTTAAAGCCGGCTGGAATATTAACCAGGACCATCGCCTGACGCTGAGTTTTGACAAGTATCAAGATAAAGGTGATTACACGCCGCGCCCCGATATGGGCGTGGCAACGAATGCCGCTATTTCCGGTGCCACGCTCTACCCCACAGAGTTTGGTCGCGAAACGTGGAACTTAGGTTATCAGGGTGAATTGCAAAATGAGCTGATGCTATCGGCGAACCTGTACAGCAATAGTTACGATCTCGAACGAGACAATCTCAGTGTGATTACCGAAGGCAGCGCGGAAAATACGGGTGTTACCTTTCTGACCCAGTTGCCTTTTAGCGCCGGTGTAGAGCATTTGCTGAGTGCGGGCCTAGAGAGCAATACCTACACCACGGAATACATAACTGGTGGCGTGAGGTTAGGTGGCGAAGAGCAGCGGCTCGATGCGATTTATATTCAAGACCGTTTAAGCCTTACCGACACATTCTTTGTGACACCCGGTGTGCGCTACGATCAGGTTACTATGGATGCGGTATCCGTTGAAGAAGATTTTAGCGATACCAGTTTTGCACTGGCGGCTGAATGGTTTGTCACCGACAGCTGGCAACTACTGGCCAGCTCTACGGAAGTGTTTAAGGCACCGGAATTAACTGAAGTGTTGGTCGGCGCTGGCTATGGCAAAACTCCCAATCCTGCGCTGAAGCCTGAAACTGCGCGCAATGACCAAGTGGGCGTGCGTTTTTCGCAAGATAATTTTTTAGGCGCAGATGAGTTTACGACCGGTTTTAATCTTTTCCAAACCGAGATTGAAAACTACATCAGTTACTCAAGCCTGCAAGATGTCAACTTAGGCGATGTGGGTATTACCGGTGGCGAGTTTAGCGCTAACTATCAGCTGGAAGAGTTTACCGCACTGTTCACCTTTGCTCGCTCGCGTAGTGACACGCACGATACGAGTGCAACCAATAGTCTCGATAGAGAAGTGGGTGATAGTTTCGGTTTGGCCTTTAGTTACAGGCTTGCCGACGTCGATTTATCGTGGAATTCCCAGTGGCATGCAGAGGAAAAGACACAGGAAAAACCGGCCTACGACGTCCATAATTTTTCTGCTCAGTGGCAGCCAGCAGCGATACAGGGCTTGGCCCTGATTGCCGGTGTGGACAATGTGTTTAACGAACAATACACCTCTCACGCCTCGCGCGTTGGCGATACAGTGCATCCGGTATTTGGTGAGTTAATATTAAATGACTACGAACCGGGTAGAAATTTCAAATTAACCGCATCTTACGAATTTTAG
- a CDS encoding DUF2271 domain-containing protein — protein sequence MTKYFFTCFLFVFSTVAWSAQLEVEFEIPKIDTAEYHRPYVAVWVETDRREPHAQILVWVEQEKWFRDLRSWWRRGGSTLAFPIDGVSGATRKPGMYQERKVVDLPSGNYTLNIEAVREVGGREHIKVPLHWQGQSWTHTEQGRSELGQVSFSVAP from the coding sequence ATGACTAAATATTTTTTCACCTGTTTTTTATTTGTTTTTTCTACTGTCGCTTGGTCGGCGCAACTCGAGGTTGAGTTTGAGATACCAAAAATTGATACGGCTGAATACCATCGCCCCTATGTAGCCGTGTGGGTTGAGACCGATAGGCGCGAACCGCACGCCCAGATTCTAGTTTGGGTTGAACAGGAAAAGTGGTTCCGGGACTTACGCAGTTGGTGGCGACGGGGGGGGAGTACTTTGGCTTTCCCGATTGATGGTGTGTCGGGCGCGACCCGTAAGCCAGGCATGTATCAGGAACGTAAGGTTGTCGATCTTCCCTCTGGTAATTACACCTTGAATATTGAAGCCGTGCGTGAAGTGGGGGGGCGCGAGCATATCAAGGTGCCCTTGCATTGGCAGGGGCAATCGTGGACTCACACTGAGCAAGGTCGCTCAGAGTTAGGGCAAGTTTCTTTTTCAGTTGCACCGTAA
- a CDS encoding PepSY-associated TM helix domain-containing protein, which produces MNPTFSKISRTTHWISSALGLASLLFFSVTGITLNHPDWFKAAPKVEVSVIQQPDIWLAEFNQASETDQLAAVAKAINHAWHLPVPRNIERDDVEWVLDYQRPGGISTVLLDLTSGVMTLEQVDDGAVALINDLHKGRHAGSAWLLFIDVAAIVCIFFSLTGLFLLFVYAKKRASTWPLVLLGAALPVLLFWVFVP; this is translated from the coding sequence ATGAATCCAACCTTTTCAAAAATTAGTCGAACTACCCATTGGATTAGCTCTGCCTTGGGTTTGGCCAGCTTATTATTTTTCTCGGTAACGGGCATCACGCTCAATCACCCTGATTGGTTTAAAGCCGCGCCGAAAGTAGAGGTAAGTGTTATTCAGCAGCCGGATATTTGGCTGGCGGAGTTTAACCAGGCCAGTGAAACAGATCAGTTGGCTGCAGTGGCCAAGGCCATTAATCATGCTTGGCATCTCCCTGTGCCGCGCAACATTGAGCGCGACGATGTGGAATGGGTGCTGGATTATCAGCGTCCTGGCGGTATCTCAACTGTGCTGCTGGACCTAACCAGTGGTGTCATGACATTGGAGCAAGTAGATGATGGCGCTGTTGCCCTAATCAACGATTTGCATAAAGGTCGGCATGCGGGTAGTGCTTGGTTATTGTTTATCGATGTGGCCGCAATAGTGTGCATTTTTTTCTCTCTTACCGGCTTATTTTTATTGTTTGTTTACGCAAAAAAACGTGCATCCACTTGGCCGCTTGTGCTTTTAGGTGCTGCACTTCCTGTGTTGTTGTTCTGGGTATTTGTGCCATGA
- the cobO gene encoding cob(I)yrinic acid a,c-diamide adenosyltransferase, with protein sequence MTDEKATKHKERMAQRKRLVDAAVARATEERGVVIVLTGDGKGKSSSAFGTAVRAAGHGFNVGIVQFIKGTWACGERNILEKLPNVEFHVMGTGFTWETQDAEQDKRAAEQCWASCKHLLSDPEVRLVVFDELTYMLNYKYLDKNVIIEAIKARPKDQSVIITGRGAKQYLQDLADTFSEVKAIKHAFHAGVAAQKGIEW encoded by the coding sequence ATGACAGATGAAAAAGCCACTAAACATAAAGAGCGTATGGCTCAGCGCAAGCGCTTGGTGGACGCCGCTGTGGCCCGCGCAACAGAAGAGCGCGGCGTGGTGATCGTGCTCACCGGCGATGGCAAGGGCAAAAGCTCTTCTGCTTTCGGCACGGCCGTTCGCGCTGCGGGCCATGGTTTTAATGTGGGTATTGTTCAGTTTATTAAAGGCACCTGGGCCTGCGGTGAGCGGAATATTTTAGAAAAGCTCCCGAATGTTGAATTTCATGTGATGGGCACGGGCTTTACATGGGAGACGCAAGACGCCGAGCAAGACAAGCGCGCGGCAGAGCAGTGTTGGGCTAGCTGCAAGCACTTATTGAGCGACCCCGAGGTGCGCTTGGTGGTGTTTGATGAACTCACCTACATGTTGAATTACAAGTATCTCGATAAAAATGTGATTATCGAGGCGATTAAAGCCCGGCCGAAAGATCAAAGCGTGATTATCACCGGCCGCGGCGCCAAGCAATATTTACAGGACCTAGCTGATACCTTCAGCGAAGTGAAAGCGATTAAGCACGCCTTTCACGCCGGTGTGGCGGCGCAAAAAGGGATTGAGTGGTAG
- a CDS encoding DUF4198 domain-containing protein, with translation MRALLSNRSKNALKVLVSIALCCAVGSAQAHKRWLLPTDFSLSDAEWVSVDYTASNNVFYVDKGMPLDDISVLSPSGKAEALGNPIQSKRRSSFEVHIKEQGSYRIMSGGEPMYFVAYTVPGSKEVKRARGPRDKLARELPEDAKDVKYMASVSRIETYVTLGQPSIVKPEQPEPGISLQIIDHPNALYADEPARFQFLMDGKPAKNLTLTLLPEGTRYRDQQAEKTYTTDGDGKVSVEWQGAGRYLLEAGVETASSDKTIAKVMYSYYLTLDVLKP, from the coding sequence ATGCGAGCTTTACTGTCTAACCGTTCAAAAAATGCCTTAAAGGTATTGGTTTCTATTGCGTTATGTTGCGCTGTTGGCAGCGCTCAGGCGCACAAGCGTTGGCTTTTGCCCACCGACTTTTCATTGAGCGATGCCGAGTGGGTAAGTGTGGACTACACCGCGTCAAATAATGTGTTTTACGTGGACAAGGGCATGCCGCTGGATGATATTTCCGTGCTCTCACCCTCTGGCAAAGCAGAAGCGTTAGGCAACCCAATACAGAGCAAGCGCCGCTCGAGTTTTGAGGTTCACATAAAAGAGCAGGGTAGCTACCGTATTATGAGTGGTGGTGAGCCGATGTACTTTGTCGCATACACGGTGCCGGGCAGTAAAGAGGTTAAGCGTGCACGAGGGCCGCGGGATAAATTAGCCCGCGAGTTGCCTGAAGATGCAAAGGATGTGAAGTACATGGCATCGGTTTCTCGCATAGAAACCTATGTAACCTTAGGGCAGCCGTCGATTGTGAAGCCTGAACAGCCAGAGCCAGGTATTAGCTTGCAAATTATTGACCATCCTAATGCACTCTATGCTGACGAACCTGCGCGGTTTCAATTTTTGATGGACGGTAAGCCGGCCAAAAACTTAACGCTAACCCTATTACCCGAGGGCACGCGCTACCGCGATCAGCAAGCGGAAAAAACCTACACAACTGATGGCGATGGCAAGGTCAGTGTTGAATGGCAGGGCGCTGGGCGCTACCTGCTTGAAGCCGGTGTTGAAACCGCGTCGAGCGATAAGACGATAGCCAAAGTCATGTATAGCTATTACCTAACGCTGGATGTACTTAAACCTTAA